Proteins co-encoded in one Saprospira grandis genomic window:
- a CDS encoding NAD(P)H-dependent glycerol-3-phosphate dehydrogenase, which translates to MSKYQKIQIKQAVGVVGAGSFGLTIAGLLAENVEDILIYTRREENKAKMQAREGEYAQLSPKIRVTTSLEEVAKDCQLIFPVVPSKGFRNMMQQLGPLLNPQHFLIHATKGLDSSLAPKEGKIKPEHIKTMSQLIELESLACRVGCLSGPNLASEIQEHQPAATLIASKYTEVIKMGQAALRSPRFQVYGTHDILGAELAGALKNVVALAAGLLGGKGLGMNIWALLVTRGLSEMIHIGKAMGADVKAFLGVAGIGDLIATASSTKSRNYKAGVALAQGTPMQEIVGADGDMVEGFRTLEIINQLCQALEINSPIFEIVHRVVFKGMELERAIHFLMTYPYAVDVDFL; encoded by the coding sequence GTGAGTAAGTATCAAAAAATACAGATTAAGCAGGCCGTAGGTGTAGTGGGGGCCGGTAGTTTTGGCCTGACCATAGCGGGTTTGCTGGCCGAAAATGTGGAGGATATTCTGATTTATACCCGCCGAGAGGAAAACAAGGCTAAAATGCAGGCTCGAGAAGGGGAATATGCCCAGCTTTCGCCCAAAATTAGGGTGACAACCTCTTTAGAAGAAGTGGCCAAGGATTGCCAGCTCATTTTTCCGGTGGTTCCCTCTAAGGGCTTTAGAAATATGATGCAGCAATTGGGCCCCTTGCTCAATCCGCAACACTTTTTGATTCATGCCACCAAGGGTTTGGATAGTTCTTTGGCGCCTAAGGAAGGAAAAATCAAGCCCGAGCATATTAAAACCATGAGCCAGTTGATTGAACTGGAGAGTTTGGCTTGTCGGGTAGGCTGTCTTTCTGGCCCTAATTTGGCCTCCGAAATTCAGGAACATCAGCCAGCGGCTACCCTCATTGCCAGCAAATATACCGAAGTCATTAAGATGGGACAGGCGGCCTTGCGCAGCCCTCGTTTTCAGGTTTATGGCACCCATGATATTTTGGGCGCCGAGCTAGCAGGTGCCTTGAAGAATGTAGTCGCTTTGGCGGCTGGACTGTTGGGGGGGAAAGGCTTGGGCATGAACATTTGGGCCTTATTGGTCACTCGTGGACTTTCGGAGATGATTCATATTGGCAAAGCCATGGGCGCTGATGTAAAAGCCTTTTTGGGCGTGGCGGGAATTGGCGATTTGATTGCCACCGCCTCTTCGACCAAAAGCCGAAATTATAAGGCGGGAGTGGCTTTGGCCCAAGGAACGCCCATGCAAGAAATTGTGGGGGCAGATGGCGATATGGTAGAGGGGTTTCGGACCTTGGAGATTATCAACCAGCTTTGTCAGGCCCTAGAAATCAATAGCCCCATTTTTGAAATTGTGCATCGGGTGGTGTTTAAGGGGATGGAGCTAGAGCGGGCCATTCATTTTTTGATGACCTACCCTTATGCGGTAGATGTAGACTTTTTGTAG
- a CDS encoding STAS domain-containing protein encodes MDFLNDEDRLNNLIEVISGMAGLDFSQKALVDESDNPLNTIALGINMLAEELESSVVSRSELESQNEELERLTREQEGALLEMSTPIAQLWEGILLLPLVGFMDAKRAEDVLHTVLHEIARSQAKIFILDISGVTVVDTFVANHFIKIAKATRLMGCRSILSGITPAVSQTIVDLGIDIDKLKTTGSMKDALDYAFRQTGFQLERQDEEED; translated from the coding sequence ATGGACTTTCTTAACGATGAAGATCGCTTAAATAACCTCATTGAAGTCATTAGTGGAATGGCTGGCCTTGACTTTTCACAAAAGGCCCTAGTTGATGAGTCTGACAACCCACTAAACACAATTGCTCTAGGTATCAATATGTTAGCAGAGGAACTAGAATCTTCTGTAGTTAGTCGTTCTGAGTTAGAGTCTCAGAATGAAGAGCTAGAGCGTTTGACCCGTGAGCAGGAAGGGGCGCTACTCGAGATGTCGACGCCTATTGCCCAGCTTTGGGAGGGGATTTTGTTACTTCCTTTGGTTGGTTTTATGGATGCTAAGCGGGCCGAGGATGTCTTGCATACGGTTTTGCATGAAATTGCTCGCAGTCAGGCCAAAATTTTTATCCTAGATATTTCTGGTGTCACGGTAGTAGACACTTTTGTGGCCAATCATTTTATTAAGATTGCCAAAGCGACTCGCTTGATGGGTTGCCGCTCTATTTTGTCGGGTATTACGCCTGCAGTTTCTCAAACTATTGTGGACCTAGGCATTGATATTGACAAATTGAAGACGACGGGCAGCATGAAAGATGCCCTAGATTATGCCTTCCGTCAAACGGGCTTTCAGTTGGAGCGCCAAGATGAAGAAGAAGATTAA
- a CDS encoding STAS/SEC14 domain-containing protein, which produces MNNKQLELLKTIGPTKYYRTADNFIYLNSEQENVPLELEHMKSSYLYLKELSIQENRPLKILVDFSKVRRIAKETREYMRSAEAKSFSPYIKGTALITSSQLSKMLGNFVLGTLKGDQETRLFTNEEKAIDWLKQL; this is translated from the coding sequence ATGAACAACAAACAGCTAGAACTACTCAAAACTATTGGCCCAACAAAATACTATAGAACAGCCGATAATTTCATATACTTAAATTCAGAACAAGAAAATGTTCCCTTAGAATTAGAGCATATGAAAAGCAGTTATCTCTACTTAAAAGAGCTGTCTATTCAAGAAAACAGGCCCTTAAAAATACTTGTCGATTTTTCTAAAGTGCGAAGAATTGCTAAAGAGACTAGAGAGTATATGCGTAGTGCAGAAGCAAAAAGCTTCTCTCCTTATATTAAAGGTACTGCACTAATTACCTCTAGCCAACTTTCTAAAATGCTTGGGAATTTTGTCTTAGGCACCCTAAAAGGAGATCAAGAAACTAGGCTTTTCACCAATGAAGAAAAAGCGATTGACTGGTTAAAACAGCTCTAA
- a CDS encoding STAS/SEC14 domain-containing protein gives MYISGKNINPQIIMMTEELIRLKSIGPIDYYLRPNKILQGKFTDSSPKISAEDISNTLLFFQEYSSKKGEPLCILINFSALKQLPIKARHHLRSEQVKAFAPYSKGIALVIENSISRLLGNVLLSVVKDYNLKLFTNEEKAIDWLKQL, from the coding sequence ATGTACATTAGTGGAAAGAACATCAATCCCCAAATAATTATGATGACAGAAGAACTCATCCGCCTAAAATCTATCGGGCCTATAGATTACTATCTGCGGCCAAATAAAATTCTTCAGGGTAAATTTACCGACAGCAGCCCCAAAATATCTGCTGAAGATATTAGCAACACCCTACTTTTCTTTCAAGAGTACTCCTCTAAAAAAGGAGAACCGCTTTGCATACTCATTAACTTTAGTGCGCTCAAGCAGTTGCCTATTAAGGCTAGGCATCATCTAAGGAGTGAGCAGGTAAAAGCTTTTGCGCCTTACAGCAAAGGCATTGCCCTAGTGATAGAAAACTCTATATCTAGGCTACTAGGTAATGTTTTACTTTCGGTAGTAAAGGACTATAATCTCAAGCTTTTTACCAATGAAGAAAAAGCGATTGACTGGCTAAAACAGCTCTAA
- a CDS encoding GDP-L-fucose synthase family protein, with amino-acid sequence MAKRLVTGGTGMVGSAIPADLKIGRKDCNLGDWQAVNAFFEKEKPEEVIHTAAKVGGVWANMHQKGDFFRENVLMNTHVIEAARLHGTKRLLAFLSTCVFPDQVSYPLDPQKIHLGPPHRSNDAYAYAKRMVDVQLQAYREQYGLEYISVIPTNIYGPNDLFDLENGHVVPALIHRCFLAREKGEDLSVWGSGKPLREFIFSEDVAQLSDWAVSNYTEAEPLIFSTSEEVSIKEMVEMIVELLNFKGKLIWQSDKPDGQFRKPSDNSKIRSLLPDFQFTPVYEGLKKTISWFEENYPQIRK; translated from the coding sequence ATGGCAAAACGATTAGTGACTGGCGGCACGGGCATGGTGGGTTCTGCTATTCCGGCCGACCTAAAAATTGGCCGTAAAGATTGCAATTTGGGCGATTGGCAGGCCGTTAATGCCTTTTTTGAAAAAGAAAAGCCCGAGGAGGTCATTCATACCGCCGCTAAGGTGGGTGGAGTTTGGGCCAATATGCACCAAAAAGGAGATTTCTTTCGGGAAAATGTTTTGATGAACACCCATGTTATTGAGGCCGCTCGCCTGCATGGAACCAAGCGCTTACTAGCCTTTTTGTCCACCTGTGTGTTTCCCGACCAAGTGAGTTATCCTCTCGATCCGCAAAAGATCCATTTGGGTCCCCCACACCGCTCTAATGACGCCTATGCCTATGCCAAACGCATGGTCGATGTGCAGTTGCAGGCCTATCGGGAGCAGTATGGTTTGGAGTATATTTCGGTCATTCCCACCAATATTTATGGGCCCAACGACCTCTTTGATTTGGAGAATGGGCATGTGGTGCCTGCTCTCATTCATCGCTGCTTTTTGGCCCGTGAAAAAGGCGAAGATTTATCGGTTTGGGGATCGGGCAAACCGCTCAGAGAGTTCATTTTTTCAGAAGATGTGGCACAGCTGAGTGATTGGGCGGTCAGCAATTATACCGAGGCCGAACCTTTGATTTTCTCTACTTCCGAGGAGGTCTCTATCAAAGAAATGGTCGAGATGATTGTCGAGCTCTTAAACTTTAAGGGTAAGCTCATTTGGCAAAGCGACAAGCCCGATGGGCAGTTTCGCAAACCCAGCGATAACAGTAAAATTCGTTCGCTGCTGCCCGACTTTCAATTTACGCCCGTTTATGAGGGCCTAAAGAAAACGATTAGCTGGTTTGAGGAAAATTATCCGCAGATCCGAAAGTAA
- a CDS encoding GDP-mannose 4,6-dehydratase — MKKALITGINGQDGSYLAEFLLDKGYEVWGILKRNSVAENQTYRLNDIYGHERLKLAYADMLDMASLIQVLQKAQPCEIYNLAAQSHVRISFDQPIYTAQVTGMGTLNLLEAVRLTCPDARIYQASSSEMFGNNIDADGYQRETTPMNPVSPYGCAKVFSYNICRNYRNSYKMYISNGILFNHESPRRGVNFVTNKVAKEAVRIKLGYTDKLVLGNTQATRDWGHAKDYVRAMWMILQHEQADDFVCATGISHSVQYLVDYVFDRLGLDTETQLTTSERYFRPEELHDLKGDAGKAKELLGWTPEYSFEQMMDEMVDHWFDFYEKNPNIRN; from the coding sequence ATGAAAAAAGCATTAATTACGGGTATTAACGGACAAGACGGCTCCTATTTGGCCGAGTTTCTCCTTGATAAAGGTTATGAAGTTTGGGGAATCCTCAAGCGAAATTCTGTTGCCGAAAATCAAACCTATCGCCTCAATGATATTTATGGACACGAGCGCCTAAAATTGGCTTATGCCGATATGCTCGATATGGCCTCGCTGATTCAGGTTTTGCAAAAGGCCCAGCCCTGCGAAATCTATAATTTGGCCGCCCAATCTCATGTTCGCATTAGCTTTGACCAGCCTATTTATACCGCTCAGGTGACAGGTATGGGTACTCTGAATTTGCTGGAGGCCGTGCGCCTAACTTGTCCCGATGCCCGCATCTATCAAGCAAGCTCTTCGGAGATGTTTGGCAATAATATCGATGCCGACGGCTACCAAAGAGAGACCACGCCCATGAACCCGGTTTCGCCTTATGGTTGTGCCAAGGTGTTCTCTTATAATATCTGCCGCAATTATCGCAACTCTTACAAAATGTATATCTCTAATGGCATTCTTTTTAACCATGAGTCGCCTAGACGGGGAGTTAATTTTGTAACGAATAAAGTGGCTAAAGAGGCGGTGCGCATCAAATTGGGCTATACCGATAAGTTGGTTTTGGGCAATACGCAGGCTACCCGAGATTGGGGACATGCCAAGGATTATGTGCGCGCCATGTGGATGATTTTGCAGCATGAGCAGGCCGATGATTTTGTTTGCGCTACGGGCATTTCGCATTCGGTCCAATATCTAGTCGATTATGTTTTTGATCGCTTAGGGTTGGATACCGAGACGCAGCTGACGACTTCTGAGCGCTATTTCCGCCCCGAAGAATTGCACGACCTAAAAGGAGATGCTGGCAAAGCTAAAGAATTGCTCGGCTGGACCCCCGAATATAGCTTTGAGCAGATGATGGACGAGATGGTCGATCACTGGTTTGATTTCTATGAGAAAAATCCTAATATCCGCAATTAA
- a CDS encoding glycosyltransferase family 2 protein, translating to MEKKELPKISIVTVAYNCEAVLAQTMESVAAQDYPNMEYLIIDGGSKDNTLKIVEQYGEQVDFLLSEPDKNNYDAMNKGMKHATGDYVWFLHAGDLALEPTTLSQAFAAGQNEDFVYGRVKVLDEAGTEIPWHKQHPSPEELSWKSFRNGMVICHQAMFPHKDIWTDYRFEDYGLVADLDWSIRTLQQAKSFRDTETVLCSFLKGGLSARNRRASLIERFHILRQHFGLFPTLWEHVQIFGQAIKRGKISH from the coding sequence TTGGAAAAGAAGGAACTACCCAAAATATCTATTGTTACCGTAGCTTATAATTGCGAAGCGGTTTTGGCCCAAACCATGGAATCGGTGGCGGCGCAGGATTATCCCAATATGGAATACCTCATTATTGATGGGGGAAGTAAGGATAATACGCTAAAGATTGTAGAGCAATATGGGGAGCAGGTGGATTTTTTGCTCTCGGAGCCAGACAAAAATAATTATGATGCCATGAATAAGGGCATGAAGCACGCCACTGGCGATTATGTCTGGTTTTTGCATGCTGGCGATCTGGCCCTAGAACCCACTACCCTCAGCCAAGCTTTTGCGGCTGGACAAAATGAGGATTTTGTCTATGGCCGAGTGAAAGTACTGGATGAAGCCGGGACCGAAATTCCTTGGCATAAACAGCATCCCTCGCCAGAGGAGCTGAGCTGGAAAAGCTTTCGGAATGGAATGGTGATCTGCCATCAGGCCATGTTTCCGCATAAAGATATTTGGACCGATTACCGCTTTGAGGATTATGGCCTAGTGGCCGATCTCGATTGGTCGATCCGTACGCTCCAACAAGCCAAAAGCTTTCGAGATACCGAAACGGTACTTTGTTCCTTTCTCAAAGGGGGACTCTCGGCCAGAAACCGCAGAGCTTCTCTGATTGAGCGATTCCATATTCTTCGCCAGCATTTTGGCCTCTTCCCCACCCTATGGGAGCATGTTCAGATCTTTGGGCAGGCCATCAAAAGAGGTAAAATTTCACACTAA
- a CDS encoding succinylglutamate desuccinylase/aspartoacylase family protein, which produces MKAAKIKQIDLDLLEKGKIYRFWLSLTSDGFGDPLSIPIFVAQGAKPGPILGLSSAIHGNEINGIPVIQQLFRELDPSQLSGTILAAPVVNIPSFLRKRRRFQDNVDLNHIMPGKARGNVSQAYAYAFFHKFVEQVDYLVDFHTASFGRINSYYIRADMSNQVSAEMARRQNPQIILHNPAVNGTLRGAAEAIGIPAITLELGNPNVFQPAIIAQSLEGVYNVLAMLNMFDHAYESQEGANIPVCQSSKWIYTRKGGLLHVHPKVTDYIEKGQLIAHQENIFGDRIAEYRAPQAGIIIGKSVSPVNSSGGRILHLGILK; this is translated from the coding sequence ATGAAAGCAGCTAAAATCAAGCAAATCGATTTGGATCTTCTGGAAAAAGGGAAGATCTACCGCTTTTGGCTCAGCCTTACCTCCGATGGCTTTGGCGACCCTTTGTCTATTCCCATTTTTGTGGCGCAGGGCGCCAAGCCTGGGCCTATATTGGGCCTAAGTTCGGCCATTCATGGCAATGAGATTAACGGGATTCCCGTAATTCAGCAACTATTTAGAGAGCTCGATCCCAGCCAACTTTCTGGGACCATTTTGGCTGCGCCTGTGGTCAATATTCCCTCTTTTCTCCGAAAACGCCGTCGGTTTCAGGACAATGTAGACCTCAACCACATTATGCCGGGCAAAGCTCGGGGCAATGTGAGTCAGGCCTACGCCTATGCTTTTTTCCACAAATTTGTGGAACAGGTCGATTATCTCGTTGATTTTCATACGGCTAGTTTTGGCCGCATCAACTCCTATTACATTCGGGCCGACATGAGCAATCAGGTCAGTGCTGAAATGGCTCGTCGGCAGAACCCGCAGATTATCTTACACAACCCCGCCGTCAATGGCACCTTAAGAGGGGCGGCCGAGGCGATTGGGATTCCCGCCATCACCTTAGAGTTGGGCAACCCCAATGTATTTCAGCCCGCCATTATTGCCCAAAGTCTGGAGGGCGTTTACAATGTTTTGGCCATGCTCAATATGTTCGATCATGCCTATGAATCTCAGGAGGGGGCCAACATTCCCGTTTGTCAGTCCTCCAAATGGATTTACACCCGCAAGGGCGGGCTTTTGCATGTTCACCCCAAAGTGACCGATTATATTGAAAAGGGGCAGCTCATTGCGCATCAGGAAAATATCTTTGGCGATCGCATTGCAGAATATCGCGCTCCGCAGGCGGGTATTATTATTGGCAAAAGCGTCAGTCCGGTCAATAGTTCTGGTGGCCGCATTTTGCATTTGGGCATTTTGAAGTAG
- a CDS encoding ATP-grasp domain-containing protein: MSYKILILTDPSRHTATNSLYGLAQTLSQHPKVAAVHLASRALAQNAPFFYQMSSQQLQLAEVKADFAFREDQSCFAPSFSGQLSDYDFIFLRLPRPLADGFLEWLGQVFPEERIINRPSGILQTSSKAFLLEIAEHCPPMARIRSLAELEAFKARFPIVLKPLLNYGGQGVLRILDDYVWEGNNKQPYAEWASQQKELDYLGMEYMQRVAEGDKRIVVCNGQIITAALRFPAKDSWMCNVAQGGHAEASQASPEEKAMVAALHPILQEKGILLYGLDTLMGADGQRLLSELNTLSIGGIAPAGAAALNDTIEGLIHYFDSI; the protein is encoded by the coding sequence ATGTCTTATAAAATCCTCATCCTCACGGATCCTAGTCGCCATACAGCGACCAACTCTCTTTATGGTTTGGCCCAAACCCTTAGCCAACATCCTAAGGTAGCGGCGGTGCATCTAGCGAGTAGAGCCTTGGCCCAAAATGCCCCTTTTTTCTATCAGATGAGTAGCCAGCAACTGCAGCTGGCCGAAGTAAAGGCGGACTTTGCCTTTAGGGAGGACCAAAGCTGTTTTGCGCCTAGCTTTTCGGGCCAATTGAGTGATTACGATTTTATCTTTCTTCGTCTGCCCCGCCCCCTAGCCGATGGTTTTTTGGAGTGGTTGGGGCAGGTTTTTCCAGAAGAACGAATTATTAACCGCCCCTCGGGGATTTTGCAAACCAGCTCCAAAGCTTTTTTGCTAGAGATTGCCGAGCATTGCCCGCCAATGGCAAGAATTCGCTCTTTGGCAGAATTAGAGGCCTTTAAGGCTCGCTTTCCGATTGTGCTCAAGCCTTTGCTCAACTATGGCGGGCAGGGCGTTTTGCGCATTCTCGACGATTATGTTTGGGAGGGCAACAACAAGCAACCCTATGCCGAATGGGCCAGCCAACAAAAGGAGCTCGATTATCTGGGCATGGAATATATGCAGCGAGTGGCCGAGGGCGACAAGCGCATTGTCGTTTGTAATGGCCAAATTATTACGGCCGCCCTGCGTTTTCCGGCCAAAGATTCTTGGATGTGCAATGTGGCACAGGGCGGACATGCCGAAGCCAGCCAGGCCAGCCCCGAAGAAAAAGCCATGGTGGCCGCCCTCCACCCTATTCTTCAGGAAAAAGGCATCTTATTGTATGGGCTCGACACCCTAATGGGGGCAGATGGCCAGCGCCTACTGTCCGAACTCAACACCTTGAGTATTGGTGGCATTGCTCCTGCGGGAGCAGCGGCCCTAAACGATACGATAGAGGGACTTATTCACTACTTTGATTCTATTTAA
- a CDS encoding CdaR family protein, whose amino-acid sequence MPNRQEIKAFLKTDRAILMICIGIAFIFWLFTKLSYNYRSTLNFALEYKLPEDKVLSLPPPDNIDIDVEASGWDLLGRWFSRGEFVLDLNIHDDNPQTLNAMNIKSRISRQLSDDIKILEIRPDFIQLQPEAPAEKEIPLVLDNQLELAPQHHFKSEIQLQPATVKIHGPASVVSEIKSWPTVPLIQQKVNSSLIQTVRLKPHPNSNVRFEPDEVKMIASVEPTTEKRLAVEIQKKGIPDSLLLVLLPKKVEISCIVGLSDYDRLSARDFEIIADFSKIDPTQNKSIRLQLKRKPKSVSYLQYQPKKVDYIIRSKTLMAQDSAKVD is encoded by the coding sequence ATGCCAAATAGGCAGGAGATTAAGGCCTTCTTGAAGACCGATCGGGCAATACTGATGATTTGCATTGGTATTGCCTTCATCTTTTGGCTCTTTACCAAACTTTCCTACAATTATCGAAGCACCCTCAACTTTGCCCTAGAATACAAACTGCCAGAAGATAAGGTCCTCAGTTTGCCCCCTCCCGATAATATCGATATTGATGTGGAGGCTAGCGGCTGGGATCTGCTCGGCCGCTGGTTTTCTAGAGGAGAATTTGTACTCGACCTCAATATTCATGATGATAATCCCCAGACGCTCAACGCCATGAATATCAAAAGTCGAATTAGTCGACAGTTGAGCGATGATATCAAAATTCTAGAAATTCGCCCCGATTTTATTCAATTGCAGCCCGAAGCACCTGCCGAAAAGGAGATTCCTCTGGTCCTAGATAATCAGCTGGAGTTGGCTCCTCAGCATCATTTTAAATCGGAAATTCAGCTACAGCCCGCCACGGTAAAAATTCATGGGCCGGCCTCTGTAGTCAGCGAAATTAAGAGTTGGCCCACCGTCCCGCTCATCCAACAAAAGGTAAATTCTAGCCTCATTCAAACGGTGCGCCTCAAACCCCACCCCAACAGCAATGTCCGCTTTGAACCCGATGAGGTCAAGATGATTGCCAGCGTAGAGCCCACCACAGAAAAACGCTTGGCGGTGGAGATACAAAAAAAGGGCATTCCAGACAGTTTATTGCTGGTCCTCTTGCCCAAAAAGGTCGAAATTAGCTGCATTGTCGGCCTTAGTGATTATGATCGTTTATCGGCTAGAGATTTTGAAATTATTGCCGATTTCTCCAAAATTGATCCCACCCAAAACAAAAGCATTCGCCTACAATTGAAGCGCAAGCCCAAATCGGTGAGCTACTTACAATATCAACCCAAAAAGGTCGATTACATCATCCGTAGCAAAACACTGATGGCCCAAGATAGTGCAAAGGTCGATTAA
- the yajC gene encoding preprotein translocase subunit YajC — MQKFSLFLWQAADSGAAGWTNLLFLFGAIIIIYFLMIRPQQQERKKQKSFFGSLKKGQKVVTMGGVHGSIANITENTIELIIAPKTMITIQREAVSKDMTQAVYGDEDAKDAK; from the coding sequence ATGCAAAAGTTCTCTTTATTCCTTTGGCAGGCTGCCGATTCTGGCGCTGCAGGTTGGACCAATTTACTCTTTCTTTTTGGGGCCATTATCATCATCTATTTCTTGATGATCCGCCCTCAACAACAAGAGCGCAAAAAACAAAAAAGCTTCTTCGGCTCACTTAAAAAAGGCCAGAAAGTGGTCACTATGGGTGGTGTACATGGTAGCATTGCCAATATTACCGAAAATACCATTGAGCTGATCATTGCCCCCAAAACAATGATTACTATCCAAAGAGAAGCCGTTTCTAAAGATATGACACAAGCTGTTTATGGCGATGAAGATGCCAAAGATGCCAAATAG
- a CDS encoding DUF1573 domain-containing protein, which produces MKKLLFPLLLLLGACQTPSADMPSAQDVQDSKPLGKTKLYHNPISADKPLDPNEAAKMVFEEMAFDFGEIKEGESVEHVFKFKNTGKSPLNITNARGNCGCTVPQWPKEPLAPGEAGEIRVVFNSTGKKGIQEKDVYITANTIPNKTVLKIRANVAN; this is translated from the coding sequence ATGAAAAAACTGCTATTTCCCTTACTGCTGCTTTTGGGCGCCTGCCAAACTCCCTCGGCAGATATGCCCTCTGCACAGGATGTGCAGGACAGCAAACCTTTGGGCAAAACAAAACTCTACCACAACCCTATTTCAGCCGATAAGCCCTTGGACCCCAATGAGGCGGCCAAAATGGTCTTTGAAGAAATGGCCTTTGATTTTGGCGAAATCAAAGAGGGCGAATCTGTAGAACATGTCTTCAAGTTTAAGAATACGGGCAAATCGCCGCTCAATATTACCAATGCTAGAGGCAACTGCGGCTGTACCGTCCCGCAATGGCCCAAAGAGCCTTTGGCCCCCGGTGAAGCTGGCGAAATTCGGGTAGTATTTAATTCTACAGGGAAAAAAGGCATCCAAGAAAAAGATGTGTATATTACCGCCAATACCATCCCCAACAAAACTGTTTTGAAAATACGAGCCAATGTGGCTAACTAA
- a CDS encoding OmpA family protein, whose protein sequence is MKKITVLFFALLANAGLFAQSAEQRHAISAKVLAHDYVSLDESHKMRTDRFLAPQDWTFGGEFAYRYYLNPSFNLSAGLRLGTIDAYHEDSRILCVTTPCEERIYPNELGIGLDLQAHYKFANGYILSEEAAVQPYILAGLAPVYMTERENNPLDLQIPLGLGAKVPLNDKISLELQAEYRASLLTQKSNFALGLGAVFQLGKKEEKAIPPPPPPKDSDGDGIIDEQDDCPQTAGLAEFKGCPDTDGDGIPDKKDDCPEQAGLAEFKGCPDTDGDGIPDKEDNCPEEAGPKENQGCPEIKKADQDILDRAMKEVHFETGNAVLLPSSKEILKEMADLLKRYPEHQLKIQGHTDNLGGTSNNLLLSRKRAKACYDFLIQEGISASRLSHKGFGETQPLVSNDTKEGRAQNRRVEFILFK, encoded by the coding sequence ATGAAAAAAATCACTGTTTTATTTTTTGCGCTCTTGGCTAATGCTGGGCTTTTTGCCCAATCTGCCGAGCAGCGGCATGCTATTTCGGCCAAAGTATTGGCCCATGATTATGTCTCTTTAGATGAGTCGCATAAAATGCGTACAGATCGGTTTTTGGCCCCTCAAGATTGGACCTTTGGGGGGGAGTTTGCTTATCGCTATTACTTGAATCCCTCCTTTAATTTATCGGCGGGCTTGCGCTTGGGCACTATTGATGCCTACCATGAGGATAGTCGGATTTTGTGTGTCACGACCCCTTGCGAAGAGCGCATCTACCCTAATGAGTTAGGAATTGGTTTAGATTTGCAGGCCCATTATAAGTTTGCCAATGGCTATATCCTCTCTGAGGAGGCGGCTGTACAACCTTATATTTTGGCGGGACTTGCCCCTGTTTATATGACAGAGCGAGAAAACAATCCCTTGGACCTGCAGATTCCCTTGGGCTTGGGAGCAAAAGTTCCTCTAAACGATAAGATCAGCCTAGAGCTGCAAGCCGAATACCGAGCCTCCTTGCTTACGCAAAAGTCAAACTTTGCACTAGGGCTGGGCGCTGTATTCCAATTGGGCAAAAAGGAAGAGAAGGCGATTCCGCCTCCCCCTCCCCCCAAAGACAGCGATGGAGATGGCATTATCGACGAGCAGGATGATTGTCCCCAAACAGCGGGCTTGGCCGAGTTTAAGGGCTGCCCCGATACAGATGGGGACGGAATTCCAGATAAGAAAGATGATTGTCCAGAACAAGCCGGCTTAGCCGAATTCAAGGGCTGCCCCGATACAGATGGCGATGGGATTCCAGACAAGGAAGACAACTGCCCCGAAGAAGCTGGCCCCAAAGAAAACCAAGGTTGTCCCGAAATCAAAAAAGCCGATCAAGACATCTTGGATCGGGCCATGAAAGAGGTACACTTTGAGACGGGCAATGCCGTTTTGTTGCCTAGCTCTAAAGAAATACTGAAAGAGATGGCCGACTTGCTCAAGCGCTATCCCGAGCATCAGCTCAAGATCCAGGGACATACCGATAACTTGGGCGGAACGAGCAATAACCTGCTTTTGTCTAGAAAACGCGCCAAAGCTTGCTACGACTTCCTGATCCAAGAAGGAATTTCGGCTAGTCGACTTTCTCACAAAGGGTTTGGCGAGACCCAGCCTTTGGTCTCTAATGATACTAAAGAAGGTCGTGCTCAAAACCGACGTGTAGAATTTATTCTCTTTAAATAG